The sequence GCCAGCGCCTCCTTCACCGGGTTGAGCCCGTCGCGACCCTGGTGGATCAGGCCCTTGGAGTCGGACACCGCGATGTCGCCGATGCCGGCGTTGAGCAGGATGCGGCTGACCGCGACGCCGGAGGCGCCGGCGCCGGCCACCACGGCCCGCAGGTCGCCCAGCGAGCGGCCGGTCAGCCGGGCCGCGTTGCGCAGCGCCGCCAGCACGACGATCGCGGTGCCGTGCTGGTCGTCGTGGAAGACGGGGATGTCCAGGAGCTCGCGCAGCCGGTCCTCGACCTCGAAGCAGCGGGGCGCGCTGATGTCCTCCAGGTTGATGCCGCCGAAGGAGGGCGCGAGCCGTACCACCGTCTCGACCAGCGCGTCCACGTCGGTGCAGTCGAGGCAGATCGGCACCGCGTCGACGTTGGCGAACTGCTTGAACAGCAGGGCCTTGCCCTCCATGACCGGCATGGCGGCCGCGGGCCCGATGTCGCCGAGCCCGAGCACGGCGGTGCCGTCGGAGACGACGGCGACCACGTTGGACACCCAGGTGTAGTCGTTGACGAGCTCGGGCTGCTCGGCGATCGCGGTGCAGACCCTGGCCACCCCGGGGGTGTAGGCGAGCGCCAGGTCGTCGGCGTCGTTGACCGGGACGGTGGATCGGGTCTCCAGCTTGCCGCCGCGGTGCAGGGCGAAGGCCGGATCAAGATCGAGGGCTTCGAGGGAGATGGAGGACGGCGTAACAGCCACAGCGACCCCTGTAGTTCAGTCAGACAGACGGATGGTTCCTTCGGAGACGCCGTCGCGGGCGTGGCCCGGCTTCGGTAGCCGCTCGGGGCCTGCTCGCTGGGAACGGTCGTCTGGAGGGGGTACGGGGGTCACCCGTTGCTCGATTGTGCCACATGTTGAGACTGCCGCAGATGACAGAGGTCGCTTACTTTCGTTGACATGGTGCGGGCCTCATCGCACGTGTAATACTCAGAGCCCCGTTCATCACTTACATCGATGGATCATCCGGTGGACCTGACCTCTTATGCCGAGCTGGCTGTGCTGCTCATCAACAGCCCCGAACGACTGACCGGTCTGGAAGGGCTGCGCGCCCTCCTGGAGGAGGGCGGCCGCTACCGCCCCGGCTGCCGCATCACCCGGGGCGATCTCGACGCCCTGCGTGACCTGCGCGAGGAGCTCGTGACCGTGTTCGAGGCCGCCGCCGGCGGCGACGAGCAGGACGTGGTCGACCGGCTCAACTCGCTGCTGATCCAGCATCCGGTCCAGCCGCAGATCTCCGGCCACGACGGCGAGCGCTGGCACATGCACCTGACCGAGGGCGGCCGGATGGCCGACCAGTACGCCGTGGGCGCCGTGATGGGCCTGGCCACCATGGTCACCGACCTCGGGGTGGACCGGCTCGGCCTCTGCCAGGCGCCGCCCTGCCGCAGGGCCTACCTCGACACCTCCTCCAACCGGTCCCGGCGCTACTGCTCCGAGCGGTGCGCCAGCCGGGCGAACGTGGCCGCCTACCGGGCCCGCCGGAAGGTCAACGGCCAGTAGCGCAGCATCACCCGGCCGACCAGCGCCGACGGCGGCAGGGCGCCGAAGTCCCAGCTGTCGCGGCGGCCGGAGGCCCGCTGGTTGTCGCTCTCCAGCCACCATCCCCCGTCCGCCTCCCACGCGGCCCGTTTGACGATCAGCCGCGACGGGTCGGACGGGAGCCGGGCGACGACCAGGTCGCCGGGCCGGACCGGGGCGCCGCGCCGCACCCAGAGCCAGTCCCCGGACCGCAGCGCGGGCAGCATCGAATCTCCCTCGACACGGACTCTCATCGAGCACAACCCCCTCACACACGGGTTTTTCGGAGACGAGTAAGGTCGGTACTGGACCATGCTGATCTCAGCATCAAGGAAGGATTTTCCGATGCTCGCACGACTTCTGCGACCCAAGCACGTCGCGTCCGCGCACTGCGACCTGCCGTGTGGCGTGTACGACCCCGCCCAGGCTCGCATCGAGGCCGAGTCCGTGAAGGCCATCATGGAGAAGTACGCGGCGAACGAGGACCCGGTCTTCCGTTCCCGCGCGCTCACCATCAAGGAGGAGCGGTCAGAGCTGGTCAAGCACCACCTGTGGGTGCTGTGGACCGACTACTTCAAGCCTCCGCACCTGGAGACCTACCCGCAGCTGCACCAGCTCTTCTGGGACGCGACGAAGCTGGCCGGCGCCGCGGGCGGCAAGGGCACCGTCGACGTCGCGAAGGCCGACGAGCTCCTGGGCAAGATCGACGAGATCTCCAAGATCTTCTGGGCGACCAAGGCTGCCTGAGCGGATCACCGCGCAGGCGTGCCGGTGAGCTCGGCCGAGGCGCGGGGCGACCCGGCGGACGAGCGACGAGGCGGGGCACCGGCTGCCACCGTCTGAGCCGTGACGCGCGGCGTCGCGGCCAACACGACAGGCCCCGTGGGGAGTGCGACCACACGGGGCCTGACCTGTTGAGACGCCCCATTCAGGCGCCTTAGGGTGTTCTTGAGGTGTTCAAATCGCCCCGATCGCGAGTCCAATTGGGCCAACCACCCTCTCGGGGCTGTAGGTTGCAGTCAGCGACTCTGCGAGGAGGAACGTGACCGAACACACCGAGACGCCCGCGGTCGGTATGGGTGGGATCCGTGACGTGGTGAGCGTCCGGCTACCGGCTGCGAGTGCCTATCTGTCCGTGCTACGTACGGCGACCGCCGGACTGGCCGCACGGCTGGACTTCACGCTCGACGAGATCGAGGATCTACGGATCGCGGTCGACGAGGCGTGCGCGATGTTGTTGACCCAGGCTGTCCCCGGCACCGATCTGATCGCCGAGTTCGAGCTCACCGGGCAGCTCATGCAGGTCCGGGTCGAGGTCAGCACGGTCGGCAGTTCCGCGCCCAAGCGCGACGACTTCGCGTGGATGGTGCTCACCGCCCTGGCCGACGACGTGGACGCCGTAACCGACTCCCCCGACCGCATGGCGATCGTGCTACGCAAGCGCCGAGGCGCGGCGAGGCCGGCGTGACGGAAAGGACTCGTGCCATGGCCGCCAGCGACCACGCGGTGCCCGACCGGGTGCGCGCGCGCCTGCTCTTCGCGGAACTGGCGGAGTTGACCCCCGACGACTCGCGGCGCCAGCGTATCCGTGACGAGCTCGTCGAGCTCCACCTTCCCCTGGTGGAGTATCTCGCCCGCCGCTTCCGCAACCGGGGTGAGTGGCTGGACGATCTCACCCAGGTCGCCACCATCGGGCTGATCAAATCGATCGACCGCTTCGACCTCGGCCGGGGGGTGGAGTTCTCCACCTACGCCACCCCGACGATCGTGGGCGAGATCAAACGGCACTTCCGCGACAAGGGCTGGGCGGTCCGCGTGCCGCGCCGCCTGCAGGAGCTCAAGCTCTCGCTCACCAAGGCGATCAGCGAGCTCTCGCAGCGGGAGGGCCGTGCGCCCACCGTCGGCGAGCTGGCCGCGTTCCTGAAGATGAGCGAGGAGGAGGTGCTCGAGGGGCTTGAGTCGGCCAACGCCTACTCCACGGTCTCCCTCGACGCGCCCGACTCCGGTGACGACGACGCGCCCGCGGTGGCCGACTCCCTCGGCATCGTGGACGACTCCCTGGAGGGCGTCGAATACCGCGAGTCGCTCAAGCCGCTGCTCGAACGGCTGCCTCCGCGTGAGAAGCGGATCCTGCTGCTGCGCTTCTTCGGCAACATGACCCAGTCCCAGATCGCCACCGAGCTCGGCATCTCTCAGATGCACGTGTCCCGGCTGCTGGCCAGGACCCTCGCCCAGCTCCGTGAGGGCCTGACCGCGGAAGACTAGTCCTGGTCCCCGTAGAGGGCGTGCGTCGTCGGCGGGGACAGCAGCGCGACCAGTCCGATCACTGCCACGGCTATCAGCGGAATGCCGATGGTCTGCTGGTCGGACTGGATCAGCGTGATGCCGATCACGGTGGCGAAGATCTGCGCCAGCACGCCCAGGCTCCGCGTCCACCGCTCGGTCTGCAGCATGCCCCACCCCACCCAGAGCAGGACCACGCCGACGAGAATCCCGAATCCGGCGACGAAGAGCGAGCTCATCACATCGGACGGCCGGCCGATCACCGTCTCGACCCCGGCGTAGCCGCCGAGCAGCAGAGTGGTGAGGCCTTCCAGCCCCATGACGGCGGCGGCGACGGTGAGGGTCATCGGGCGATTCGACACATCCCAACCCTATCGCCGGGACACCTCGATCCGGTTTCCGCAGCCACGATGCCGTTTTCGGCGGATACGCTGGCATTATGCGTGCGATGCTCCTGGTGAATCCCAAGGCGACGTCGACCAATCAGCGGACGCGGGATGTGCTCATCAGGGCACTGAGCGCCACGATGAACCTCAAGGTCGAGGAGACCGCGTACCGGGGACACGCGGCCCTGCTGTCCCGCAAGGCCCACGCCTCGGGATACGACGTGGTGGCCGTGCTCGGCGGCGACGGCACGATCAACGAGGCCGCGAACGGCCTGCTCGACGCGGAGGACGGCAAGAGAGGGAGCGACGGGAGCGCGGCGGACCGGCCGGCGCTGCTGGTGATCCCCGGCGGCAGCGCGAACGTCTTCGCCCGGGCGCTCGGGCTGCCGAACAGCCCGGTGGAGGCGGCCGGCGCGGTGCTTGAGGCGATCCGTGACGGCCGGCGGCGGACGGTCGGGCTGGGGCAGGCGCTCTGGGGTGACGAAAGCCGATATTTCACCTTCTGTAGTGGCTTGGGGTATGACGCCGAGGTGATCCGGGCGGTCGAGGGAATGCGCGGCACCGGCCGCAAGGCCACCCCCACGCGCTACGTGAACACCGCGCTGCACCACTATCTCTCGACCGACAAGCGCCACGCCGCCATGACCGTCGCGGGCCCGGACGTGCCCGCGGCCGGAAACATCTTCATGGCGGTCATCTCCAACACCTCGCCCTGGACCTACGTGGGCTCCCGGCCGGTCTGCCCGACCCCGTGGGCGAGCTTCGAGACGGGCCTCGACCTGCTGGGACTCCAGCGCCTGGGCCTGCCGTCGATGATCCGGCTCATCCCCCAGATCATGGGGGTCCGCGACACGCTGCCCGCCGGCCCCCATCTGGTGCAGCTCCACGACGAGAGGGAGTTCACCCTGACCGCCGAGCGCCCCGTGGCGTTCCAGCTCGACGGGGACTACCTGGGAGAAGTCGAGAGAGTAACGTTCCGGTCTATCCCGAACGCGTTACAAGTCCTGGTCTAGCTCGTTACATGCGGTCATTGTGTGACGCATCCGACATGCATATCAGGCAAAACGTTCTCCCAAACCTCTTGCGTGTACTGAGCGTGGCTGACAATCTCAACATTGACGTCGGAACGTAGGACCTTTGAGCGGCCACCTCGCTCCCAGGCCACCGACGATCGAGTGGACCTGCCCCCGGACCGAACCAGGCTCGGGTAATCGTTCGCGCTGGTTAGTGAAAGTCTTCACAAAGTGAGCCGACGGAGCCGCAGCAAGGGCTCCTCTTACGAAGGAGTGGACGCATGGACTGGCGCCACCGCGCTGCCTGCCGTGACGTGGACCCCGAGCTGTTCTTCCCGATCGGCAACACCGGCCCCGCCCTGATGCAGATCGAAGAGGCCAAGCAGGTCTGCCGTACGTGCACTGTAAGTGAAGCATGCCTGAAGTGGGCACTGGAATCCGGGCAGGACGCCGGCGTATGGGGCGGCCTGAGCGAGGACGAGCGTCGCGCCTTCAAGCGCCGCACGGCCCGCGCCCGCACCCGCGCGAACGCCTGATCCCGCACAGCGCGGACACCCGATCCCGAGAGTGCGTCCCCTCCCCGGCCCGGCTCAGACCGCGGGGAGGGGAATGCCGAGGGTGACCTCCGTGCCGCCGCCTTGGCGGGGCTCGATGGCCAGCCGCCCGGACAGCTCCCCGACGACCAGCGTCCGCACGATCTGCAGGCCGAGGCTGGTGGACGACTCCAGGTCGAAGCCCTCGGGCAGGCCCGTCCCGTCATCGGAGACGATCACGTCCAGCCGGTCGGCCCCCCGCGAAACGATCACCTGAAGTCGGCCCGGCCGGTGTGCCAGCCCATGCTGGACCGCGTTCTGCAGCAGCTCGGTGAGGACCATCGCCAGCGGCGTGGCGATCTCCGAACGCAGCACCCCGAACGTCCCGACACGGCGCGGCACGACCTGCGCCTCCGGCGCCGCCACCTCGCCCGTCATGGCGATCACCCGGTCGGCGATGTCGTCGAAGTCCACCTGCTCGTCGGGCGTGTGGGACAGCGTCTCGTGCACGATCGCGATCGACCCGACCCTGCGCACCGCCTCCTCCAGCGCCTCGCGCCCCTCCGGCAGTTGCAGCCGCCGGGCCTGCAGCCGCAGCAGCGCGGCCACCGTCTGCAGGTTGTTCTTCACCCGGTGGTGGATCTCCCGGATGGTGGCGTCCTTGGTCATCAGCTCCCGCTCGCGCCGCCGCAGCTCGGTCACGTCGCGGATGAGCACCAGCGCGCCGATCCGCCCGCCGCCGACGACCAGCGGGATCGCCCGCAGCTGCACCACCGTGCCGCCCGACTCGACCTCGGTCTCCCGGGGTTCCCGGCCGCTCGCCACGATCATCAGGTTCTCGTTGATGGGCTCGTCGGAGTAGCAGAGGGTGGCGGTGGTACGGCCCAGCTCGGCGCCGACCAGGTCGGCGTTGAGGCCCAGCCTCCGGTAGGCCGACAGCGCGTTCGGCGAGGCGTAGGTGACCCGGCCCGCGCGGTCCAGCCGGAGCAGGCCGTCGCCCACGCGCGGCGAGCGGACCAGGATCGGCTCGGCGCCGGAGAACGGGAAGCGCCCCTCGGCCACCATCTGGGCCAGGTCCGAGGCGCTCTGCAGATAGGTGAGCTCAAGCCGCGAGGGGGTGCGCGCGGACGACAGGTTCGTCGAGCGCTGGATCACGCCCAGGAAGTGGTCGGCCCGCCGTACCGGGATGGTCTCCTCGCGCACCGGGACACCGCTCGACCAGTCGGGGTCGCCCTCCCGGCAGATCCGCCGCTCGTCCCAGGCGGTGTCGATGAGCACCCGCTCCCCCTTGGCCACCGTCATCCCCACGATGTCGTCGTGATAGACGGTGGGGCCCGTGGTGGGCCGCATCTGCGCGATGGCGATCCATCCCGGAGCCTCCCTGAGCGGGATCCACAGGATGAGATCGGCGAACGACAGGTCGGCCAGGAGCTGCCAGTCGGAGACCAGCGAGTGCATCCATTCGAGGTCGGCATCGTCGAGCGCGGTATGACGAACCACCAGGTCGCTTAGAGTCGGCACTCGTGCATCATGCGTTCTTTGCGGGCCCAAACGCGAATCGGGCGGGTCTGGCTGGCAAGATGCCCGCTATGGAGCAGACCCCAGATCCGCTGGCACGGTTGCGCGCGGCCGCGGGCATGCGGGAGGCGGCCGGGTTGAAGCGGGCCCTGCGCGTCCGGACGCCGGACGACGACGGCCTGATCGACCTGGCCTCCAACGACTATCTCGGGCTGGCCAGGGACGGACGGCTGGTCGAGGCGGCGACGGCGGCCACCCGGACCTGGGGGACCGGCTCCACCGGCTCCCGGCTGGTCACCGGGTCCACCGCGCTCCACGCCGAGCTGGAGGCGCGGCTGCGCGCCTTCACGCAGGCCGGCGGCGCGCTGGTGTTCTCCTCCGGCTACCTGGCCAACCTGGCGGCCGTGACGGCTCTGGGCAGGGACGCGCTCGTGGTCTCCGAGGCGGGCAACCACGCCTCCATCGTGGACGCCTGCCGCCTGTCGCGCTCGCGCGTGGTGGTCACCCCGCACAAGGACGTGGCGGCGGTGGAGAAGGCGCTGGCCTGCCGGGAGGAGGAGCACGCGGTCGTGGTCACCGACGCGGTCTTCTCCGTCGACGGGGACCTGGCGCCGCTCGCGGAGCTGCACGCCGCGGCCGTACGGCAGGGCGCGCTGCTGATCGTGGACGAGGCCCACGCGATCGGCGTCATCGGCCCTCACGGGCAGGGGGCGGTGCACGCCGCGGGCCTGGCGGCCGAGCCGGACATTGTGAGAACGATCACACTCTCCAAGTCCCTGGGGTCGCAGGGCGGTGCCGTGCTCGGCGCCCCGGAGGTGATCGAAACCCTGATAGACACGGGCCGGTCGTTCATCTTCGACACCGGCCTGGCCCCGGGCAGCGTGGCGGCGGCACTCACCGCTGTGGATATCCTTCAAAACCAGCCCGAACTGCCCGGATGCGTGCGAACCAGAGCGAAAGAGCTGGCCTCGATGGCCCGCGAACTCGGCCTGGAGACCAACGATCCGGCGGGTGCGGTCGTCCCGATCGTGCTCGGCCCACCCGAGGCCGCACTCCGGGCCGCCCTCATCTGTGCGGAACGCGGAGTGCGCGCCGGATGTTTCCGGCCGCCCTCGGTGCCGGCCGGCCGCTCTTGCCTGCGGTTGACCGCGCGGGCCAATCTGAGTTCCGATGATCTAGCGGTGATCAGGGGTGCACTCACCGCCGTGGCCGAGATGAAGGTGACCATGTGAGTGAGCGAAGCGGGCGAGCCGGTAGGCACGGCACCTCCGGCCACGCCGTTTCCGAGCCGTCGGGCGAGGTGCCGTCGTGACGGACGACTCCCCCAGGATTCCCAAGTACTACGACGTCAAACGTAGTCTGCTCGCGCTGACCAAGTCCCTGTCGGCGGGCAGCGCGCTGCCCCCCGAGCGGACCCTGGCGGTGCGCTTCGAGACGTCGCGCACCACCGTGCGGCAGGCGCTGTCGGAGCTGGTGGTCGAGGGCCGCCTGGTGCGCATCCAGGGCAAGGGAACGTTCGTCGCGCACCCCAAGGTCGCCCAGGTCCTCCAGCTGACGTCCTACACCGGCGACCTGCGGACCGTCGGCCTCGAACCCGACACCAAGATCCTCGACATCAGCTACATCACCGCCGACGAGCCCCTGGCGCGCCGGCTGGCGATCAACCCCGGCGGCCGGGTGCTGCGCATCCACCGGCTGCGCCTGGCCAACGGCGAGCCGATGTCGATCGACACCACCCACCTGTCGGCCCGGCGCTTCCCCCGCCTCCGGCGCGAGCTGGAGGTGCACTCCTCCCTGTACGAGACGCTGCACAACGCCTACAACGTGCGGCTGACAGACGCCGAGGAGATCATCGAGACCGTGCTGGCCACGCCGTACGACGCGCAGGTGCTGAGCGTCGACGTCGGCCTGCCGATGCTGCTGCTCACCCGGCACGCCTTCGACGCCGACGGCAATCCGGTGGAGTGGGCCCAGTCCCTCTACCGCGGCGACCGATACAAGTTCGTCACCCGCCTGCGCCGTCCCTGAAGCCTCCGGAGCCCTGCCGGTGCCCGGACCGTGAGGGGTGACCGCCGCCTAAGGTGAGGTGCGTGAGCATCCTCGTGGTCACCGGGACCGACACCGGAGTGGGCAAGACGGTCGTCACCGCCGCGGTGGCCTCGCTCGCCAGGGAGCGGGGCACCTCGGTCGCGGTGGTGAAACCCGCCCAGACCGGGGTGACCGGCACCGAACCCGGCGACCTCGACGAGGTCATCCGGCTCTCCGGAGCCACCTCGACGTTCGAGTTCGCCAGGTTCCCCGACCCGCTGGCCCCGGCCGCGGCGGCCCGCGCGGCGGGCCTGCCGCCGGTCTCCCTCGCCCAGGCGGCGGCCCGGATCGGGGAGCTGGCCGACTCGCACCGGCTGGTGATCGTCGAAGGGGCGGGCGGGCTGCTCGTCCGCTTCGACGAGGAGGGGGCGACCCTGGCCGACCTGGCCCGGGCGCTCTCCGCGCCGGTGCTCCTGGTGACCCGGGCGGCGCTGGGCACGCTCAACCACACCGCGCTGACGCTGGAGGCGATGGCCCATCGCGGGCTGGAGCCGGTGGGGGTGGTGATCGGGTCCTGGCCGGCCGAGCCCGGCCTGGCCGAGCGGTGCAACGTGGCGGATCTGGAGATGCTGGCCGCCCGGCCGCTGGCGGGCGTGCTCCCGGAGGGCGCGGGGGTTCTCGGCCGGGAGGCCTTCGCCCGTACAGCCCGCGCCGGCCTGGGGCCCGTGCTGGGTGGCGGATTCGACCCCTCGGCCTTCCGGAGGACCTTTAGGCTCATGGCGTAGCCGACGGCCGGAGCGCGGACGGAAGAGCGGAGCATGATGAGCGACATTCTCGGGATCGCCCGGACGCAGGTCCTGGAGGAGGGCAGGGGGCTCGACGCCGCGCAGGTCCTGCGCTGCCTCGAACTGCCCCGCGACCGCCTCTCCGACCTTCTGGGGCTCGCGCACGAGGTGCGGATGAAGTGGTGCGGCCCCGAGGTGGAGGTCGAGGGGATCGTCTCCCTCAAGACCGGCGGCTGCCCCGAGGACTGCCACTTCTGCTCCCAGTCGGGGCAGTTCTCCTCCCCGGTCCGCGCGGCCTGGCTGGACATCCCGTCCCTGGTCCAGGCGGCCCGGGAGACCGCGCAGACCGGCGCGACCGAGTTCTGCATCGTGGCCGCCGTGCGCGGGCCCGACCGGCGGCTGATGGACCAGGTCCGCGAGGGCGTCAAGGCGATCCAGGAGGCGGTGGACATCAACGTCGCCTGCTCGCTGGGCATGCTCACCCAGGCCCAGGTCGACGAGCTCGCCGGGATGGGCGTGCACCGCTACAACCACAACCTGGAGACCGCCAGGTCGCACTTCGAAAAGGTCGTCACCACCCACACCTGGCAGGAGCGCTGGGACACCTGCCTGATGGTGCGCGAGGCCGGGATGGAGCTGTGCTGCGGAGGCATCGTGGGCATGGGCGAGAGCCTGGAGCAGCGGGCGGAGTTCGCCGGGCAGCTCGGCGAGCTGGAGCCCGACGAGGTCCCGCTGAACTTCCTCAACCCGCGTCCCGGCACGCCCTTCGCGTCGCTGCCGCTCCTTGAGGGCTCCGAGGCGCTCACGACGATCGCCGCCTTCCGGCTCGCGCTGCCGCGCACGATCCTGCGCTACGCCGGTGGCCGCGAGCTGACCCTGGGCGACCTGGGCACCCGCGACGGCATGCTCGGCGGGATCAACGCCATCATCGTGGGCAACTACCTGACCACCCTCGGCCGCACCGCCGCCAAGGACCTCGACCTGCTGGTGGACCTGAAGATGCCGATCAAGGCCCTGTCCGACACGCTCTGAACCAGCCGATAGCCATGACGCGCCGCGGACAAGCGTTCATCATGTGAGACATGGCCAAGGCGATCGAACAGCCCGTTCCCGGTATCACCGTCGGACACGCGCTTCTCGCGCGATCCGCAGGAGTCCCGCAGCCCGTCGACAAGCTCGTGCACGACGGCGACACGATCAACATCGCCGCCGACGGCAACTTCGGCGTGCGCCTGCTCGGCGTGGACGCCCCCGAGGTCAGCTTCGAGCTGCCCCGCAGCTCCATCGTCCCCGACCTGCCCAAGGGGTTCGTCAAGATCTCGCACCCGGCCTGGACCGACTTCCTGGCCGACCCGTTCGCGCCGGGCTTCGAGCCGCTGCCGCTGCGCGCCGCGCTCCACGACCACCTGCTGGGCAGGCTCGACGCGACCACCGCGCGCAACCACGCCGAGCTCGGCGGGCCGCCCACCCAGGCCCTCAAGGACATGATCAGCTCTGACATCGCCGAGCAGGGCCTGACCGGCGAGACCTTCAAGCTCCGGCTGGCCTTCGCGCACGAGATCCTCGACCGGTACGGCAGGCTGCTCTGCTACGTCAACCGGGACCAGAAGCTCAAGCCCAGGCCCGCGCCGTACAACGAGCGGCTGCTCGCCGGCGGGCACGTCATGCCCTACTTCATCTGGCCGAACGTCGACCCCTTCGTCCGGCAGGAGAACCGGGTGGCGCAGGCCGTACCCGCTCCGGGGTCGGCTCGCACGGTGGCGGAGGCGGGGGCGCTGGGCCGGGCCCGGGAGTCGGTACGGCAGGCACGCCAGGCGGGCCTGGGGCTGTGGAACCCGGCGGACCCGCTGAAGCTGCACGCCTTCGAGCTGCGCTACCTGGCCGGGCGCCGGGCACCCGACCGGTATGTCCTCGACCTGTCCGACAGTTCCTCCGAGCTGCTCCACCCGCAGAGCTACCACCGGATCCCGGACCCGGAGGACCGGTTGTTCGTCAACTCCGAGCATGCGCCCCTGTGGGCGGAGAAGGGCTGGTCGGTCCCGCCGCTGTAGGCGGGCCGCCGCAGGCCGGCGGCGGCCTCGATCCGGAACCGGCGGTCGTCGTGCGCGACCACGGCGAGACAGCCCTCGTGCCCGCCGGTTCCGGCACCCGCGTAGTGGCCGCGGCCGGGCCCGCCTGCGGCCGGGCGAGCGCGAATACGCGCTGGCAGCGTTAGGCGGGAGGAATCTGGGCAGGGTGAGGAATCCCTGTCCGGCTAAGTGACTGACTGGTAGGTTGCGCGGTATGGAGTCCCCAAAGCACGCAGGCGACATCGCGGTCGCCGTCTCCAAGGCCTATGGCATCGAGACCATGTTCACCCTGTCCGGCGGGCACGTCTTCCCGCTGTATGACGGGGCGGTCCACGAGGGCATGCCCATCTTGGACGTGCGGCACGAGCAGAGCGCGGTCTTCGCCGCCGAGGCGACCGCCAGACTGACCCGCAGACCCGGCCTGGCCGTGCTCAC comes from Streptosporangium roseum DSM 43021 and encodes:
- a CDS encoding sensor histidine kinase gives rise to the protein MPTLSDLVVRHTALDDADLEWMHSLVSDWQLLADLSFADLILWIPLREAPGWIAIAQMRPTTGPTVYHDDIVGMTVAKGERVLIDTAWDERRICREGDPDWSSGVPVREETIPVRRADHFLGVIQRSTNLSSARTPSRLELTYLQSASDLAQMVAEGRFPFSGAEPILVRSPRVGDGLLRLDRAGRVTYASPNALSAYRRLGLNADLVGAELGRTTATLCYSDEPINENLMIVASGREPRETEVESGGTVVQLRAIPLVVGGGRIGALVLIRDVTELRRRERELMTKDATIREIHHRVKNNLQTVAALLRLQARRLQLPEGREALEEAVRRVGSIAIVHETLSHTPDEQVDFDDIADRVIAMTGEVAAPEAQVVPRRVGTFGVLRSEIATPLAMVLTELLQNAVQHGLAHRPGRLQVIVSRGADRLDVIVSDDGTGLPEGFDLESSTSLGLQIVRTLVVGELSGRLAIEPRQGGGTEVTLGIPLPAV
- a CDS encoding diacylglycerol/lipid kinase family protein; this encodes MRAMLLVNPKATSTNQRTRDVLIRALSATMNLKVEETAYRGHAALLSRKAHASGYDVVAVLGGDGTINEAANGLLDAEDGKRGSDGSAADRPALLVIPGGSANVFARALGLPNSPVEAAGAVLEAIRDGRRRTVGLGQALWGDESRYFTFCSGLGYDAEVIRAVEGMRGTGRKATPTRYVNTALHHYLSTDKRHAAMTVAGPDVPAAGNIFMAVISNTSPWTYVGSRPVCPTPWASFETGLDLLGLQRLGLPSMIRLIPQIMGVRDTLPAGPHLVQLHDEREFTLTAERPVAFQLDGDYLGEVERVTFRSIPNALQVLV
- a CDS encoding CGNR zinc finger domain-containing protein — its product is MDHPVDLTSYAELAVLLINSPERLTGLEGLRALLEEGGRYRPGCRITRGDLDALRDLREELVTVFEAAAGGDEQDVVDRLNSLLIQHPVQPQISGHDGERWHMHLTEGGRMADQYAVGAVMGLATMVTDLGVDRLGLCQAPPCRRAYLDTSSNRSRRYCSERCASRANVAAYRARRKVNGQ
- a CDS encoding anti-sigma factor — encoded protein: MTEHTETPAVGMGGIRDVVSVRLPAASAYLSVLRTATAGLAARLDFTLDEIEDLRIAVDEACAMLLTQAVPGTDLIAEFELTGQLMQVRVEVSTVGSSAPKRDDFAWMVLTALADDVDAVTDSPDRMAIVLRKRRGAARPA
- a CDS encoding WhiB family transcriptional regulator, translating into MDWRHRAACRDVDPELFFPIGNTGPALMQIEEAKQVCRTCTVSEACLKWALESGQDAGVWGGLSEDERRAFKRRTARARTRANA
- a CDS encoding S24 family peptidase — translated: MVQYRPYSSPKNPCVRGLCSMRVRVEGDSMLPALRSGDWLWVRRGAPVRPGDLVVARLPSDPSRLIVKRAAWEADGGWWLESDNQRASGRRDSWDFGALPPSALVGRVMLRYWPLTFRRAR
- a CDS encoding RNA polymerase sigma factor SigF, coding for MAASDHAVPDRVRARLLFAELAELTPDDSRRQRIRDELVELHLPLVEYLARRFRNRGEWLDDLTQVATIGLIKSIDRFDLGRGVEFSTYATPTIVGEIKRHFRDKGWAVRVPRRLQELKLSLTKAISELSQREGRAPTVGELAAFLKMSEEEVLEGLESANAYSTVSLDAPDSGDDDAPAVADSLGIVDDSLEGVEYRESLKPLLERLPPREKRILLLRFFGNMTQSQIATELGISQMHVSRLLARTLAQLREGLTAED
- the sodN gene encoding superoxide dismutase, Ni, giving the protein MLARLLRPKHVASAHCDLPCGVYDPAQARIEAESVKAIMEKYAANEDPVFRSRALTIKEERSELVKHHLWVLWTDYFKPPHLETYPQLHQLFWDATKLAGAAGGKGTVDVAKADELLGKIDEISKIFWATKAA
- a CDS encoding GntR family transcriptional regulator, which encodes MTDDSPRIPKYYDVKRSLLALTKSLSAGSALPPERTLAVRFETSRTTVRQALSELVVEGRLVRIQGKGTFVAHPKVAQVLQLTSYTGDLRTVGLEPDTKILDISYITADEPLARRLAINPGGRVLRIHRLRLANGEPMSIDTTHLSARRFPRLRRELEVHSSLYETLHNAYNVRLTDAEEIIETVLATPYDAQVLSVDVGLPMLLLTRHAFDADGNPVEWAQSLYRGDRYKFVTRLRRP
- a CDS encoding NAD(P)-dependent malic enzyme → MAVTPSSISLEALDLDPAFALHRGGKLETRSTVPVNDADDLALAYTPGVARVCTAIAEQPELVNDYTWVSNVVAVVSDGTAVLGLGDIGPAAAMPVMEGKALLFKQFANVDAVPICLDCTDVDALVETVVRLAPSFGGINLEDISAPRCFEVEDRLRELLDIPVFHDDQHGTAIVVLAALRNAARLTGRSLGDLRAVVAGAGASGVAVSRILLNAGIGDIAVSDSKGLIHQGRDGLNPVKEALARDTNRAGLRGSTEQALAGADVFVGLSGSTVPEGAIASMAPGAIVFALSNPTPEVHPEVARRHARVVATGRSDFPNQINNVLAFPGVFRGALDVRATTVTENMKVAAAEALAAVVGDDDLSADYVIPSPFDERVAPAVTAAVAAQARADGVARR
- a CDS encoding 8-amino-7-oxononanoate synthase, whose product is MPAMEQTPDPLARLRAAAGMREAAGLKRALRVRTPDDDGLIDLASNDYLGLARDGRLVEAATAATRTWGTGSTGSRLVTGSTALHAELEARLRAFTQAGGALVFSSGYLANLAAVTALGRDALVVSEAGNHASIVDACRLSRSRVVVTPHKDVAAVEKALACREEEHAVVVTDAVFSVDGDLAPLAELHAAAVRQGALLIVDEAHAIGVIGPHGQGAVHAAGLAAEPDIVRTITLSKSLGSQGGAVLGAPEVIETLIDTGRSFIFDTGLAPGSVAAALTAVDILQNQPELPGCVRTRAKELASMARELGLETNDPAGAVVPIVLGPPEAALRAALICAERGVRAGCFRPPSVPAGRSCLRLTARANLSSDDLAVIRGALTAVAEMKVTM